One stretch of Miscanthus floridulus cultivar M001 chromosome 18, ASM1932011v1, whole genome shotgun sequence DNA includes these proteins:
- the LOC136524571 gene encoding glycine-rich cell wall structural protein 1.0-like, whose product MASGRVVHGARPGAGQGRKKGAAGAQGQPGSGRRGRGKGYWGTSLPGLEQRAARLGEGSAGGTARPAAGREGSGRRWPGAGHGEGHGARAAGAWAARARRAGGRACGARGNAASGRRGRVVAWGGGGAEGARGRRGRPKDRGSGVEAGAGR is encoded by the coding sequence atggcgtcggggcgggtggtccacggggcgcggccgggggcagggcaagGCCGGAAAAAAGGAGCGGCCGGGGCGCAGGGCCAGCCGGGGTcagggcggcgcggccgggggaaGGGCTACTGGGGCACGTCGCTGCCTGGGCTCGAGCAGCGAGCGGCGCGGCTGGGGGAAGGGTCGgccgggggcacggcgcggccggCGGCAGGGCGCGAAGGCAGCGGGCGGCGCTGGCCGGGGGCAGGGCACGGCGAGGGACACGGCGCGCGGGCGGCGGGCGCGTGGGCAGCGAGGGCAAGGCGGGCGGGCGGCCGGGCGTGCGGGGCGCGGGGCAACGCGGCGTCCGGGCGACGCGGGCGGGTGGTAGCGTGGGGCGGAGGCGGGGCGGAAGGCGCGCGGGGGAGGCGAGGAAGGCCGAAGGACAGGGGGTCGGGGGTAGAGGCCGGCGCGGGGCGTTAG